CCGCGATGGCGGCCCGCAAGATCCCCCACTACGGGAAGTACAGTTACCTGGTCTTCTCGGGGGGGACGAACCGGGCAAAGGGGATGTGGGAGGTGACCGCATCCCCCACGGTGCACGAGTTCCCCCCGCAGATCCCGGCAAAATGACGCTTGATCTTTTCATCCACCAATACGGCTACTTGGCCCTCGTCGTGGGGACCATCTTGGAGGGAGAGGTCATCCTGATCCTGGGTGGGTTCGCCGCCCACCAGGGGTATCTGGAGCTCCCCTGGGTAATCCTGGCGGGATTCGCCGGGAGCCTGACCGGGGACCAGTTCTTTTTTTTCCTGGGCCGCTGGAAGGGAACGGCGTTCCTCGAAAAAAAGAAGGGCTGGACCGATCGGGCGGAGAGGATCCGGGCATGGGTCAGGGAATATCAGACCCTGATCACGCTCGGCTTCCGCTTCGTGTTCGTGTACGGGTTCCGGACCGTGACTCCCCTCTTTCTCGGGATGAGCCGGATGCCGGCGGCCCGGTTCATGGCCCTGAACGTCATCTCGGCTCTCCTCTGGGCGACATTGATCGGTACCGGGGGGTACCTCTTCGGCGCCGCGCTCAAGATGTTCGTGGCGGACGTGAAACGGTACGAAGGGAAAGCGATCGCGGCGATCGTCGCCACGGGGGCCCTCATTCATGCGGTGCGAACCATCCGGAAAAAAGTCCGCGGTCGTTTCGATGATCGGGGGACCCTTCCCCCCGGGCCATAGAACCTTTCCGCCGCCCATTCTATCCCGCCAGATCGCGGTGCCGGAAACAAGGGACCAGGTGGTCGTTCACCATCCCCACCGCCTGCATGAACGCGTAGCAGATCGTGGGGCCGACGAAGCGGAACCCCCGCGCCGCAAGGTCCCGACTCATCGCGCGGGACTCCTTTGTCTCCGACGGCAGTTCGGACATCGACCGGAACCGGTTCACGATGGAAACCCCGCCCACGAACTTCCACAGATAGACGTCGAAGGACCCGAACTCGACGCGTACCTCCAGGCATCGGCGGGCGTTCTCCACGGCGGCGGCAATTTTCCGCCGGTTCCGGACGATCCCGGGGTCGGCCAGTAGCCTCGCCACCTCCCCTTCGCCGTAGGCCGCCACGCGCACCGGGTCGAACCCGTCGAAAGCCCTGCGGTAATTCTCCCTCTTGTGGAGAATCGTCCGCCAGGAAAGGCCCGCCTGGGCGCCTTCCAGGACGAGGAACTCGACCA
The sequence above is a segment of the Candidatus Deferrimicrobiaceae bacterium genome. Coding sequences within it:
- a CDS encoding DNA-3-methyladenine glycosylase I — its product is MGLRCDWAGDDPLMISYHDEEWGVPVHDDRRLVEFLVLEGAQAGLSWRTILHKRENYRRAFDGFDPVRVAAYGEGEVARLLADPGIVRNRRKIAAAVENARRCLEVRVEFGSFDVYLWKFVGGVSIVNRFRSMSELPSETKESRAMSRDLAARGFRFVGPTICYAFMQAVGMVNDHLVPCFRHRDLAG
- a CDS encoding DedA family protein; the protein is MTLDLFIHQYGYLALVVGTILEGEVILILGGFAAHQGYLELPWVILAGFAGSLTGDQFFFFLGRWKGTAFLEKKKGWTDRAERIRAWVREYQTLITLGFRFVFVYGFRTVTPLFLGMSRMPAARFMALNVISALLWATLIGTGGYLFGAALKMFVADVKRYEGKAIAAIVATGALIHAVRTIRKKVRGRFDDRGTLPPGP